A window from Lampris incognitus isolate fLamInc1 chromosome 5, fLamInc1.hap2, whole genome shotgun sequence encodes these proteins:
- the ppa2 gene encoding inorganic pyrophosphatase 2, mitochondrial produces the protein MRPVLRSSFGYVLSLLRPPPASQTKLLFKSRGLPLYLRNMAHYHTEERGHPNSPDYRIFFKTSEGKYISPFHDIPLFADTEQEYDVPPKKLKKSEMVFNMVVEVPRWSNAKMEIATKEPLNPIKQDVKKGKLRFVANVFPHKGYIWNYGALPQTWEDPNHTDKDTNCCGDNDPVDVCDIGTQVCLPGQVIQVKVLGILAMIDEGETDWKVIAINIEDPDAHRINSLEDVRNIRPGHLEATVEWFRKYKMPDGKPEIQFAFNGQFKDKEFAVEIVKSTHEHWRALVQKNSNTGEIECKNISVCESPFKCTADEARNVVQLTPAFGNALPVSPEVDKWHFL, from the exons ATGAGACCAGTGCTGCGCTCTTCGTTCGGATACGTGCTGTCGTTACTCCGTCCACCTCCAGCCTCTCAGACAAAACTTCTCTTTAAGTCCAGAGGTCTGCCCCTGTATCTGAGAAACATGGCCCATTATCACACGGAGGAGAGAGGACACCCGAACTCCCCCGACTACAGGATCTTTTTTA aaacatcTGAAGGAAAATACATTTCTCCCTTCCATGACATTCCACTTTTTGCAGACACAGAACAG GAGTATGATGTGCCACCTAAAAAACTtaagaagagtgag ATGGTGTTCAACATGGTTGTGGAGGTACCCCGATGGTCAAATGCTAAAATGGAG ATTGCAACAAAAGAACCACTGAACCCCATCAAACAAGATGTAAAGAAAGGCAAACTGCGATTTGTGGCCAATGTGTTTCCTCACAAAGGTTACATTTGGAACTACGGAGCACTTCCACAG ACATGGGAGGACCCAAACCACACGGACAAAGACACAAACTGCTGCGGTGATAATGATCCTGTAGATGTGTGTGACATTGGTACCCAG GTATGCTTGCCTGGTCAGGTGATCCAGGTGAAAGTGCTGGGCATTTTGGCTATGATTGATGAGGGAGAAACAGACTGGAAGGTCATTGCCATCAATATTGAAGACCCAGATGCCCACAGGATAAATA GCTTAGAGGATGTCCGCAATATAAGGCCTGGTCACCTGGAAGCGACAGTTGAGTGGTTTAGGAAATATAAAATGCCAGATGGGAAACCTGAGATTCAATTTGCCTTCAATGGACAGTTCAAAGACAAG GAGTTTGCAGTTGAGATCGTCAAGTCCACTCATgagcactggagggcgctagtgcagAAGAACAGTAATACTGGAGAGATTGaatg TAAGAATATCTCTGTCTGTGAGAGCCCTTTTAAGTGCACTGCAGATGAGGCTAGAAATGTGGTCCAATTG ACCCCTGCATTTGGTAACGCACTCCCCGTATCTCCAGAAG TTGACAAGTGGCATTTTCTCTGA
- the tet2 gene encoding methylcytosine dioxygenase TET2 encodes METENASHETEESLILAQFTAAHTSNNLITATKLQNGTHSPEGPSLHINGDDNWNHYKPHTAVTSMKRHREICNSSTSVQGLFDQTSYMMNGEMKNALTEQSLLTHQPKKLRADSETKGDVDMTSNLVDNIPELTKVTEFECDILQNETKLDKRNCNFQNGDIFCVSSNKQLSISNGEAAPPSMEGTPGDLLEKTLSQYYPEQVSIAPQTTGPQSDIVNGSLANELPNQGAQTSPLTSGFTSSAQKTASEQQQHGPAHTSEDIKSYNSTPYVVNGYSKDYGADTRQQQHQQQPYSAQDQKLPLDQVGQLPGMAPSTNTAKTSQHQNGPECYPEDSNSQVIYGKPNKELSQDSFLGHNTHLQTGEGSGFTPFPNPGLQRMRQREEPGSGQRHQQGIEGGLQYGMQPQSFQQNSGNLCGAETIINSLCLSPQTQNSAAGPQQPHPAGLENGTHSMSQPRGNLSCPTPHQRGWIDQNSSHSQQRAASGPPSQTQEQDMWKGFPPRSQSQQQTTNPHAQGQMLGPDSMQRFQTQGGFTESTPESYRFQQQQQDCLPAQSHSTPAQHNTAPEWQQANSKASPLQQTLSQKLPQQCNRQPQADSHYRTHMQPERLCESDPDLQEILSPGYLLPQQHQHCQQQQQQRPLSHPPQFEGQQLKSPNYRPHSQPQPTSAMRNSPAQSNIQHPHQNNHATFSHGNTMKMQPQQRQYVPNSGSNNFKQYPSQHPTPHYHQASNMDFPKTTTQSQPHLLHDMLKQPVSAQTYSKDEKQQQESCALLQRGPQLPLGPTGPNGDFQRHAALRMHLLQRQERQGPPHAPQSPSDLKQSLRAVKMENGPRFQPPGVQQQEQQLQRQDMGMTGAKIKQEHFQSMCEQNNRQGSILASMEQSLRQYQLSPVFEKKSLVVNSLNKVKVESSGAVTILSTNTELGGGELQGGSSTSVVLKKAPDFTPKKEPLLQSFMDSPMKLLDTPMRNLLDTPIKTQYDIASCHCVEQISEKDEGPYYTHLGAAPNIASIRDVMEKRSGLTGRAIRIEKVIYTGKEGKSTQGCPIAKWVIRRSSVEEKLLVLVRERAGHTCETSCIIVVILVWEGIPQNLADRLYLELSDTLTKHGALTQRRCALNEERTCACQGLDPDACGASFSFGCSWSMYYNGCKFARSKIPRKFKLLGDDSKEEEKLEQNLQNLATLMAPTYKTLAPEAYGNQVEHEHRAPDCRLGLKEGRPFSGVTACMDFCAHAHRDLHNMQGGSTVVCTLTREDNREIGKIPEDEQLHVLPLYKASSTDEFGSEEGQQEKIKSGAIQVLSAFRRQVRMLPEPAKSCRQKKLDAKKAAANKNAIPDTPNVKAEKAFQAKSKAGTYESIGHSTPGIGHLSGAMAETLQPGQPKHLLGTHPQQLQQQQHPNFLPPYAGSPHPTGYPRFPNHSGPFPSTSKPDSMYPPQPPTPASPYTSPLHLANSYMNGSNRPHAGYQCNGGMPLDNYHPYYASNPKHPDMYPQQGPVLYPEQQYRVHQHIEVNYSPRYGEPGLQVNGYNACSMKPSVHTMGRYSPYGPNGTADHQFMGTLSRPPPAHPSLDYAAVSKGNQFGGYPNPYLSQSPKMFPPGHDPFSMQIKTEMGVSGPQALPLSLTGEGLTPGIKSGFPLPNGSFMGSTIKQEPETPPTPTIPQKPEMWSDNEHNFLDPEIGGVAVAPSHGSILIECAKRELHATTPLKNPDRNHPTRISLVFYQHKNMNEAKHGLALWEAKMAEKAREKEEDAEKNGGDGTPNKSSSKKGVKREHPESSEPSGEPPYKRFIQTLMEGSLSCTTNTYVSTSPYAFTKVTGPYSRFV; translated from the exons ATGGAAACAGAAAATGCAAGCCATGAGACGGAAGAAAGTCTGATATTAGCACAATTCACCGCAGCTCACACCTCAAACAACCTGATTACTGCCACAAAACTCCAGAATGGAACCCACTCTCCAGAAGGACCATCTCTACACATCAATGGGGATGACAACTGGAACCATTACAAGCCCCACACAGCAGTCACCTCAATGAAGAGACATAGAGAGATCTGCAACAGCTCTACTTCAGTACAGGGGCTGTTTGATCAAACATCATACATGATGAATGGAGAGATGAAGAATGCACTCACTGAGCAGTCCTTACTGACCCACCAGCCTAAGAAACTCAGAGCAGATTCTGAGACTAAAGGAGATGTTGATATGACCTCAAATTTGGTAGACAACATTCCTGAGCTCACAAAGGTAACAGAGTTTGAGTGTGATATCCTGCAGAATGAGACTAAACTGGACAAAAGGAACTGTAACTTCCAAAACGGGGATATTTTCTGTGTTTCCAGCAATAAACAACTGTCTATTTCCAATGGTGAGGCAGCTCCCCCATCCATGGAAGGTACACCAGGTGATCTTTTAGAAAAAACTTTGTCTCAGTATTACCCTGAGCAAGTGTCCATTGCACCACAAACAACTGGGCCACAATCAGATATTGTCAATGGTTCACTGGCTAATGAGCTGCCCAATCAAGGTGctcaaacctcccctttaacctcAGGTTTTACCAGTTCAGCTCAGAAGACTGCCTCAGAGCAACAGCAGCATGGGCCAGCTCATACTTCTGAAGACATAAAAAGCTATAACTCTACTCCCTATGTGGTGAATGGATACTCTAAGGATTATGGCGCAGACACACGGCAGCAACAACATCAGCAGCAACCTTATTCTGCTCAAGACCAAAAGCTCCCACTAGATCAGGTTGGACAACTTCCTGGCATGGCTCCATCTACAAATACTGCAAAAACTTCACAACATCAAAATGGTCCAGAGTGTTATCCAGAGGACTCAAACTCTCAAGTTATTTATGGTAAACCAAATAAAGAGTTAAGCCAGGATTCCTTCCTTGGGCATAACACGCATCTCCAAACAGGGGAGGGAAGTGGATTTACACCCTTTCCCAACCCTGGATTGCAGAGGATGAGGCAACGTGAGGAACCTGGCTCAGGTCAACGTCATCAGCAAGGAATTGAGGGTGGCCTCCAGTATGGGATGCAACCCCAATCCTTTCAGCAAAATTCTGGAAACTTGTGTGGAGCTGAAACTATTATAAACTCCCTATGCCTCAGCCCTCAAACCCAGAATAGTGCAGCTGGTCCCCAGCAACCGCATCCAGCTGGTCTAGAGAATGGAACACATAGCATGTCTCAGCCGAGAGGCAACTTATCATGCCCTACTCCCCATCAAAGGGGCTGGATTGATCAGAACTCCTCTCATTCCCAGCAGAGGGCAGCCAGTGGCCCACCGTCCCAGACACAAGAGCAGGATATGTGGAAGGGTTTTCCCCCTAGGTCTCAGTCACAGCAGCAGACAACTAATCCCCATGCCCAAGGCCAGATGTTGGGGCCAGACTCAATGCAAAGATTCCAGACACAGGGTGGTTTCACAGAGAGCACCCCAGAGTCTTACAGGTTCCAGCAACAGCAACAGGACTGCTTGCCAGCCCAATCCCACTCTACTCCAGCCCAGCACAACACTGCCCCTGAGTGGCAGCAAGCCAATTCTAAAGCATCTCCACTGCAGCAAACTCTTTCCCAGAAATTGCCCCAGCAGTGCAACCGCCAGCCGCAGGCAGATAGCCACTATCGCACTCATATGCAGCCAGAGCGCTTATGTGAAAGTGACCCTGACCTACAAGAAATTCTGTCCCCTGGATATTTACTACCACAGCAACATCAGCACtgtcagcaacaacaacagcaacgtcCACTATCCCACCCACCACAGTTTGAAGGACAACAGTTGAAATCTCCCAACTATAGACCCCATAGTCAGCCTCAGCCAACTTCAGCCATGAGAAATAGCCCTGCTCAGTCCAATATTCAGCACCCCCATCAGAACAATCATGCCACATTCAGCCACGGCAACACAATGAAGATGCAACCGCAACAGCGGCAGTACGTTCCAAACTCAGGCAGCAATAACTTCAAGCAATATCCATCGCAGCATCCTACCCCCCACTACCATCAGGCCAGCAACATGGACTTCCCCAagactaccacacagtcacagcCTCATTTACTACATGATATGCTAAAGCAACCGGTATCAGCACAGACGTATTCTAAAGATGAAAAGCAGCAGCAGGAGTCATGTGCCCTACTCCAGAGGGGACCCCAACTACCTCTGGGACCTACAGGTCCCAATGGAGACTTTCAAAGGCATGCAGCCCTACGGATGCACTTGTTACAGCGACAGGAGCGACAGGGCCCACCTCATGCACCTCAGAGCCCCAGTGACCTCAAACAAAGTCTGAGAGCTGTCAAAATGGAAAATGGACCCCGATTTCAGCCCCCTGGAGTGCAGCAGCAGGAACAGCAGCTACAGAGACAAGATATGGGTATGACTGGTGCAAAGATCAAGCAGGAACATTTTCAATCTATGTGCGAGCAAAACAACAGGCAGGGTAGCATCCTAGCTAGTATGGAACAAAGCCTGAGGCAGTACCAGCTTTCACCTGTCTTTGAGAAGAAGTCCCTCGTTGTCAATTCATTAAATAAGGTCAAAGTGGAATCATCAGGAGCTGTCACAATACTTTCAACAAACACTGAACTGGGTGGAGGAGAGTTACAGGGGGGTTCCTCCACCTCTGTAGTTCTGAAAAAAGCCCCCGACTTTACCCCCAAGAAGGAACCCCTGCTGCAAAGCTTTATGGACTCTCCTATGAAGCTGTTGGACACTCCCATGAGGAACCTACTTGACACTCCTATCAAAACACAGTACGATATTGCATCCTGTCACTGTGTTG AACAAATAAGTGAGAAGGATGAGGGCCCTTACTACACTCACTTGGGAGCAGCGCCAAACATTGCTAGTATACGTGATGTCATGGAAAAACG CTCTGGTTTGACTGGCCGTGCTATCAGGATTGAAAAAGTAATATATACAGGCAAGGAGGGAAAAAGTACGCAGGGCTGTCCAATAGCTAAATGG GTGATCCGTCGCTCCAGTGTAGAGGAGAAGTTACTGGTGCTTGTGCGAGAGCGTGCTGGTCACACATGTGAGACATCCTGCATCATTGTGGTAATCCTAGTCTGGGAGGGCATCCCCCAAAACCTTGCTGACCGCCTGTATCTCGAGCTAAGTGACACACTAACGAAGCACGGAGCCCTGACTCAGAGACGCTGTGCTCTTAATGAGGA GAGAACATGTGCATGCCAGGGGTTAGATCCTGATGCTTGTGGAGCCTCTTTCTCGTTTGGATGCTCCTGGAGCATGTACTACAATGGCTGCAAGTTTGCCAGGAGCAAAATTCCAAGAAAATTTAAGCTACTCGGGGATGATTCCAAGGAG GAGGAGAAACTGGAGCAGAACCTTCAGAATCTGGCAACTTTGATGGCTCCCACATATAAAACCTTGGCACCTGAAGCTTATGGGAACCAG GTGGAACATGAACACAGAGCACCAGATTGCCGTCTGGGGCTAAAGGAGGGTCGTCCCTTTTCTGGGGTCACCGCTTGTATGGATTTCTGTGCCCATGCTCACAGAGACCTCCATAACATGCAGGGAGGAAGCACTGTG GTGTGCACATTAACCAGGGAGGATAACCGGGAAATTGGTAAAATCCCAGAGGATGAGCAACTCCATGTACTACCCCTTTATAAGGCCTCCAGCACTGATGAATTTGGCAGTGAGGAGGGCCAACAGGAGAAAATAAAGTCAGGTGCCATCCAAGTCCTCAGTGCCTTCCGCCGCCAGGTGCGCATGCTTCCAGAGCCTGCCAAGTCATGCCGACAGAAGAAACTAGATGCTAAGAAGGCAGCTGCTAACAAGAATGCCATTCCAGACACCCCTAATGTTAAGGCAGAAAAAGCCTTCCAGGCCAAGTCAAAAGCTGGCACTTATGAGAGCATTGGACATAGCACTCCTGGGATAG GACACTTGTCAGGTGCCATGGCAGAGACCCTACAGCCAGGGCAGCCAAAACATCTCCTTGGGACCCATCCTCAGCAACTACAGCAACAGCAGCACCCGAACTTCCTTCCTCCATATGCTGGATCCCCACACCCAACTGGCTATCCTAGGTTCCCTAACCACTCTGGGCCCTTTCCAAGCACTTCCAAACCAGATAGCATGTATCCCCCTCAGCCACCGACACCAGCCAGCCCTTACACGTCTCCACTCCATTTAGCAAACTCTTACATGAACGGGTCAAATCGTCCACATGCAGGTTATCAGTGTAACGGAGGAATGCCCCTTGATAATTACCACCCTTACTATGCTTCAAACCCAAAGCACCCAGACATGTATCCACAGCAGGGGCCGGTGCTTTACCCTGAGCAGCAGTACCGTGTGCATCAGCACATTGAGGTCAACTATTCCCCAAGGTATGGGGAGCCAGGTTTACAGGTCAATGGTTACAATGCCTGCAGCATGAAGCCTAGTGTTCATACTATGGGCCGTTATTCCCCTTATGGTCCTAATGGCACAGCAGACCATCAGTTTATGGGCACACTCTCAAGACCACCACCAGCCCACCCAAGTCTGGATTACGCAGCTGTAAGCAAAGGCAATCAGTTTGGTGGATATCCAAATCCCTACCTCTCTCAGAGCCCTAAAATGTTCCCGCCAGGCCATGATCCTTTCAGTATGCAAATCAAGACAGAGATGGGTGTATCTGGTCCACAGGCACTTCCTCTTTCACTAACCGGTGAAGGTCTGACCCCTGGAATAAAGTCAGGATTCCCCCTGCCCAATGGGAGCTTCATGGGCTCCACTATTAAGCAGGAGCCTGAAACACCACCGACACCTACAATACCCCAGAAGCCTGAAATGTGGTCAGACAACGAGCACAACTTTTTGGACCCAGAGATTGGTGGCGTGGCAGTTGCACCCAGCCATGGCTCCATCCTCATTGAGTGTGCAAAACGGGAGCTCCACGCAACAACTCCACTCAAAAACCCAGACCGAAACCATCCAACACGTATCTCCCTGGTCTTCtatcagcacaagaacatgaATGAAGCAAAGCATGGTTTGGCACTGTGGGAGGCCAAGATGGCTGAGAAGGCCCGGGAgaaggaggaagatgcagaaaagAATGGTGGTGATGGGACACCCAACAAGAGCAGCAGCAAGAAGGGAGTGAAGCGTGAGCATCCTGAGTCATCAGAACCAAGTGGAGAGCCACCCTACAAGCGTTTTATCCAGACACTCATGGAGGGGTCCTTGTCCTGCACAACCAACACCTACGTCAGTACATCTCCCTATGCCTTCACCAAGGTCACAGGGCCTTACAGTCGATTTGTGTAG